In Juglans regia cultivar Chandler chromosome 13, Walnut 2.0, whole genome shotgun sequence, the following proteins share a genomic window:
- the LOC108993813 gene encoding UDP-glycosyltransferase 74B1, translating into MEEKEYAGHVVLIPYPSQGHINPVLQFAKRLASKGVLATLATTCYTTKSICAPNVGVEPISDGFDVGGFAQAQNEDLYLKSFKANGSRTLSELIHKYQESSSPVTCVVYDSFLPWALDVAKQHGIYGASFFTNSATVCHIFCLKHLGILSLPVNLENEPLLVPGLPPLNLADLPSFLKFPESYPAYMAMKLNQYSNLHMADWIFCNSFEELEGEAAESISELWPAKLIGPMAPSAYLDGRIEDDKGYGASLWEPLSKECIKWLETKPPRSVVYVSFGSMVSLTAEQMEEIARGLQECSSHFLWVVKESEQSKLPEGFVEYTAKEKGLLVTWCNQLEMLAHQAVGCFVTHCGWNSTLEGLSLGVPMVGVPQWADQLTDAKFVGEIWGVGLRAKEDEKGVVRKEEFVMCLKVVMEGERSHEIKKNARKWSELAKKSVSEGGSSDKRINEFVEQLMLRAINSKGHQLMAAM; encoded by the exons ATGGAGGAGAAAGAGTATGCGGGTCACGTTGTACTGATCCCATATCCGAGCCAAGGCCATATCAACCCTGTCCTCCAATTTGCAAAACGATTAGCCTCCAAAGGAGTCCTGGCCACCTTAGCTACAACGTGCTATACAACCAAGTCTATCTGTGCACCAAACGTCGGCGTCGAGCCCATTTCCGATGGCTTCGACGTGGGTGGCTTTGCGCAGGCGCAAAACGAGGACCTATATCTAAAGTCATTCAAGGCGAATGGCTCAAGAACCCTATCTGAACTCATTCATAAATACCAAGAATCGAGCTCTCCTGTCACTTGTGTTGTTTATGATTCGTTTCTGCCATGGGCGCTTGATGTTGCTAAGCAACATGGTATTTACGGGGCCTCCTTCTTCACCAATTCGGCCACTGTATGCCATATATTCTGTCTCAAACACCTGGGCATCCTTTCCCTGCCGGTAAATCTGGAAAACGAACCTTTGTTGGTTCCTGGCCTTCCTCCTTTGAACTTGGCTGACCTGCCAAGTTTTCTTAAGTTTCCAGAAAGTTACCCAGCCTACATGGCCATGAAATTGAATCAGTATTCCAACTTGCACATGGCTGATTGGATATTTTGCAACAGTTTCGAAGAATTAGAAGGCGAG GCGGCGGAAAGCATATCAGAGCTGTGGCCAGCAAAGTTGATTGGTCCAATGGCTCCATCGGCTTATTTGGATGGGAGAATTGAAGATGATAAAGGATACGGTGCAAGTCTGTGGGAGCCACTGAGCAAAGAGTGCATCAAATGGCTAGAAACAAAGCCACCTAGGTCAGTAGTTTATGTCTCCTTCGGAAGCATGGTCTCCTTGACAGCAGAACAGATGGAGGAGATAGCTCGGGGCCTGCAGGAGTGTAGCTCGCATTTCCTCTGGGTCGTGAAAGAATCGGAGCAATCTAAATTACCTGAAGGGTTCGTCGAGTACACAGCAAAAGAAAAGGGTTTGCTGGTGACATGGTGCAACCAACTAGAAATGCTGGCGCACCAAGCCGTAGGTTGCTTTGTAACACACTGTGGGTGGAACTCAACCCTCGAAGGGCTTAGCCTTGGAGTGCCGATGGTGGGAGTGCCTCAGTGGGCTGACCAATTGACTGATGCCAAGTTTGTGGGGGAGATTTGGGGGGTGGGGCTCAGAGCCAAGGAGGATGAGAAGGGAGTCGTGAGAAAAGAAGAATTTGTAATGTGTTTGAAGGTGGTaatggagggagagagaagccatgagattaagaaaaatgctaggaAATGGAGTGAGTTGGCTAAAAAATCAGTCAGTGAAGGAGGGAGCTCTGACAAGcgtattaatgaatttgtggagCAGTTGATGTTACGTGCCATCAACTCGAAAGGTCATCAACTCATGGCCGCCATGTAG